In a genomic window of Trueperaceae bacterium:
- a CDS encoding metalloregulator ArsR/SmtB family transcription factor, whose product MEPNSILSFSTGTRSGEVRVAAPSPVLDLIFSCYYLRGLTTLRREPLAWAEELRRTAPELATAAADLAGEGGRARSLFAVALELGFAADETPRRFLSALPDLPRLLEELGAGDHPHQDDDPPPWQDDPPDAAWSGRVADLLERLWAELLPTWEEGGLAAAQAAAQEVNSALAEHGDVLKALPRHHFSQFEDMSGSLRDSFAKGRLRIVPLAFAEGGGFHLIGDRVTAVGFGLHGERVHEVIERRVAEAVVGAKALADPTRLMLLSLIVRYRTMPMTVGDLANQLSVTQPTVSGHLKLLREAGLITTDKKGNKSFPKPVEGAVKKVLDTLSEALVDEVS is encoded by the coding sequence ATGGAACCGAACTCGATCCTTTCATTCAGCACCGGCACTCGTAGCGGAGAGGTGCGAGTCGCTGCCCCATCCCCGGTCCTGGACCTGATCTTCTCCTGCTACTACCTGCGTGGCCTGACCACGCTGCGCCGAGAGCCGCTCGCCTGGGCGGAGGAGTTGCGGCGAACCGCACCGGAGCTCGCCACTGCCGCTGCTGACCTCGCCGGGGAGGGCGGAAGGGCTCGCTCCCTCTTCGCAGTGGCTCTGGAACTCGGCTTCGCGGCCGATGAGACGCCGCGTCGCTTCCTGAGCGCGTTGCCCGACCTTCCCCGTCTGCTCGAGGAGCTGGGCGCCGGCGACCACCCGCACCAGGACGACGACCCTCCCCCGTGGCAGGACGACCCGCCGGACGCGGCCTGGTCCGGGCGAGTTGCCGACCTGCTGGAGCGACTCTGGGCGGAGCTGCTGCCCACCTGGGAAGAGGGTGGACTGGCTGCAGCGCAGGCGGCGGCGCAGGAGGTGAACTCGGCGCTGGCAGAGCATGGAGACGTGCTGAAGGCGTTGCCTCGACACCACTTCTCCCAGTTCGAGGACATGAGCGGCAGCCTGCGAGACTCTTTCGCGAAGGGCCGGCTGCGCATAGTCCCGCTCGCTTTTGCGGAGGGTGGCGGCTTCCACCTGATAGGTGACAGGGTCACTGCCGTCGGGTTCGGGCTCCACGGCGAGCGGGTCCACGAGGTGATCGAAAGACGAGTGGCCGAAGCTGTTGTGGGCGCGAAGGCCTTGGCCGACCCGACTCGACTGATGCTGCTGAGCTTGATAGTCCGTTACCGAACTATGCCAATGACCGTCGGAGACCTGGCTAATCAGCTGTCCGTCACGCAACCCACGGTGTCTGGCCACCTCAAGCTCCTGCGGGAGGCGGGTCTGATCACTACCGATAAGAAGGGGAACAAGTCGTTCCCCAAGCCGGTAGAGGGAGCGGTTAAGAAGGTACTGGACACCCTTTCGGAGGCCCTGGTAGACGAAGTAAGCTGA
- a CDS encoding TetR/AcrR family transcriptional regulator — MPKKSRAEPLPPDERRKAIIEAVLPLLVEEGATVSTRELARAAGVAEGTLFTVFPDKQALILAAIEYRLDPAPMKEGLRRIDSSSSLESQMLEAARVITARSEEVASLAGVLRALGPGKKRTSGPPAFVLEWSAAAHEGLTRIFEPHRATLRAEPRKSASAFYALLFASRRPIGPLPPLELDEIVDIVLRGVVGNAEEN; from the coding sequence GTGCCGAAGAAGAGTCGCGCCGAACCGCTGCCGCCCGACGAGCGCCGAAAAGCCATCATCGAAGCCGTTCTGCCGCTGCTCGTCGAGGAGGGAGCGACCGTTTCAACGCGCGAACTCGCTCGCGCCGCAGGAGTAGCGGAAGGAACTCTATTCACTGTCTTCCCCGACAAGCAGGCGCTGATACTGGCCGCCATCGAATACCGTCTCGATCCGGCCCCGATGAAGGAGGGCCTGCGCCGCATCGACAGCTCGAGCAGCCTCGAATCGCAGATGCTCGAAGCGGCCAGGGTCATCACCGCCAGATCGGAGGAGGTCGCCAGCCTCGCCGGCGTGTTGCGCGCCCTTGGGCCGGGCAAGAAGCGCACTTCGGGACCACCTGCCTTCGTCCTCGAGTGGAGCGCCGCGGCGCACGAGGGTCTAACCCGGATCTTCGAGCCGCATCGGGCCACTCTTCGCGCCGAGCCGCGAAAGTCGGCATCTGCGTTCTACGCACTGCTTTTCGCCAGCCGCCGGCCCATCGGCCCGCTCCCACCACTCGAACTGGATGAGATCGTCGACATCGTGCTGCGCGGCGTCGTCGGGAACGCAGAGGAAAACTGA
- a CDS encoding FAD-dependent oxidoreductase, with protein MPEYDYLIVGGGMTADAAVRGIRELDENGTIGLLSKETFPPYDKPPLSKALWKGESLERIWRDTEELGVETHLGRAAVRLDPLRKTVEDNAGESYRYGRLLLATGGVPRRLRGRDDGVIYFRDLADYLRLRDLTEEPRRVAVIGGGYIGAEIAAALAMNGHQVEMIFPERTLLARLLPTKLGEYVNGYYREKGVALHPATLVDGVEEQGAGYRVRISGGDDIEAEVVIAGLGIIPNTELAEAAGLEINGGISVNQFLQTGNDDIFAAGDAASIFDQVLQRQVRFEHEDNANTMGFHAGQAMAGKLAPYSHLPLFYSDLFELGWEGVGRVDSSLTAIADWEKENEVGIIYYLNGSRVEGTLLWNSWGKVDAARDLIASRQKIENGRVPRLEAAAAAID; from the coding sequence ATGCCTGAATACGACTACCTGATCGTCGGGGGTGGGATGACCGCGGACGCCGCCGTTCGAGGCATAAGAGAGCTCGACGAGAACGGCACCATCGGTCTGCTGAGCAAGGAGACCTTCCCTCCATACGACAAGCCGCCCCTCTCCAAGGCGCTCTGGAAGGGGGAATCGCTCGAGCGCATCTGGCGTGACACCGAGGAGTTGGGCGTCGAGACCCATTTGGGCCGAGCTGCCGTTCGCCTCGACCCACTCCGCAAGACCGTCGAAGACAACGCGGGCGAGAGCTACCGCTACGGGAGGCTGTTGCTCGCGACCGGCGGTGTCCCCCGGCGCCTGCGCGGTCGCGACGATGGCGTGATCTACTTCCGCGACCTGGCCGACTACCTGAGGCTACGGGACCTCACCGAGGAGCCGCGCCGAGTGGCAGTGATCGGAGGCGGTTACATCGGGGCCGAGATCGCAGCGGCCCTGGCGATGAACGGGCACCAGGTGGAGATGATCTTCCCCGAGAGGACGCTGCTGGCGCGCCTGTTGCCAACGAAGTTGGGCGAGTACGTGAACGGCTACTACCGGGAGAAGGGAGTGGCCCTGCATCCTGCGACTCTCGTGGACGGCGTGGAAGAACAGGGTGCCGGGTACCGGGTGAGGATCTCCGGTGGAGACGACATCGAAGCCGAGGTCGTGATCGCCGGGCTGGGCATCATCCCGAATACGGAGCTGGCAGAGGCGGCGGGACTCGAGATCAACGGCGGCATCAGCGTTAACCAGTTCCTCCAGACCGGCAACGACGACATCTTCGCGGCCGGCGACGCGGCCAGCATCTTCGATCAGGTGCTGCAGAGGCAGGTGCGCTTCGAGCACGAAGACAACGCCAACACCATGGGCTTCCATGCGGGCCAGGCCATGGCCGGCAAGCTGGCGCCCTACAGCCACCTCCCCCTCTTCTACTCGGATCTCTTCGAGCTGGGTTGGGAGGGCGTAGGTCGGGTGGACTCGAGCCTCACGGCGATCGCGGACTGGGAGAAGGAGAACGAGGTGGGAATCATCTACTACCTGAACGGCAGCAGGGTGGAGGGGACCCTCCTCTGGAACAGCTGGGGCAAAGTAGATGCCGCCCGGGACCTGATAGCCTCCAGGCAGAAGATCGAGAACGGCCGAGTGCCCCGCCTCGAGGCAGCCGCAGCTGCTATCGACTAG
- a CDS encoding crosslink repair DNA glycosylase YcaQ family protein yields the protein MSTAVPSPEQILAARAVRHHLTPSSRGSSDSDYLEIVGQLGPLRPPSFEFPGTPVVLFDRHEDAAGSSAQEVGERIRRQRLVFKGRFQGGKVAYVRTSDVPIYLAAFRRERPLTGPERVVLEVLESEGPLHKSDLAEVSGVRGRELSAALQRLQEAFLVFEQQLETEWDNAWFSLEREQPEWLVAAPEQDLARLEVLRRFSRAHVATSAQEAKDWSGFPLRQVRELLTELTESGELTRVAIDGWGERFMASDWEPVEPEASLAILDPGDPLVTAQASVLKRKFDGLPALKYVYVDGDVAGIATGRWGIGPFDVDDVVFIEETSSERSRDDIIAKLRRHFPSPRHRIVSFGGIPLDGRLV from the coding sequence GTGAGCACAGCGGTCCCTTCACCTGAACAGATCCTTGCTGCGCGCGCGGTTCGGCACCACCTGACTCCCTCCAGCCGAGGGAGCAGCGACTCCGACTACCTCGAGATCGTGGGACAACTTGGCCCGCTCAGGCCGCCCAGCTTCGAGTTCCCGGGCACGCCGGTCGTACTGTTCGACAGGCACGAAGACGCCGCAGGCTCCAGCGCTCAGGAGGTGGGCGAGCGGATCCGGCGCCAACGGCTGGTATTCAAGGGACGGTTCCAGGGCGGCAAGGTCGCCTACGTACGCACTTCCGATGTTCCCATCTATCTGGCGGCGTTCCGGCGCGAACGCCCGTTGACCGGCCCCGAACGCGTCGTCCTCGAAGTCCTCGAGAGCGAGGGCCCCCTCCACAAGAGCGATCTCGCCGAGGTGAGCGGGGTGCGCGGCAGGGAGCTTTCCGCTGCCCTTCAGAGGCTGCAGGAGGCGTTCCTGGTCTTCGAGCAACAGCTCGAGACGGAGTGGGACAACGCCTGGTTCTCGCTCGAGCGGGAGCAGCCCGAGTGGCTGGTCGCCGCTCCCGAGCAGGACCTGGCGCGGCTCGAAGTGCTCCGTCGGTTCAGCCGAGCACACGTGGCGACGAGCGCCCAGGAGGCGAAGGACTGGTCAGGTTTCCCCCTCCGTCAGGTGCGCGAGCTGCTGACCGAGCTGACCGAGTCGGGCGAGCTGACGCGGGTCGCTATCGACGGCTGGGGGGAGCGTTTCATGGCCAGCGACTGGGAGCCCGTGGAACCGGAAGCGAGCCTCGCGATCCTGGATCCGGGCGACCCGCTGGTAACGGCACAGGCGTCTGTCCTCAAACGGAAGTTCGATGGTTTGCCTGCGCTCAAGTATGTATACGTCGACGGTGATGTGGCGGGCATCGCCACCGGCAGGTGGGGAATCGGGCCGTTCGATGTCGACGATGTGGTCTTCATCGAGGAAACCTCATCCGAACGATCGAGAGACGACATCATCGCCAAGCTGCGCCGCCACTTCCCTTCACCCCGACACCGTATCGTTTCGTTCGGTGGCATTCCGCTGGACGGTAGATTGGTCTAG
- a CDS encoding GNAT family N-acetyltransferase, with product MALFGQLPFTVREFDRIRDYPGRAEVHNASYPDRPVTVEELKTWDESNNPDPKYLNRHFVAELEDGRIAAHLWYGHWPGMYHPQKLYFSLAVHPDFRRRGIGSALYEKTLAEITPHDPIRLTNVAYENQPDGLKFLRQRGFEERMRFWESYLDVQKFDPAPYERVIEKVAAGGIVIRSEADLAGEADFERKLYEMLNEITMDVPVPDPFTPEPFERFVENRRKSINRIPEAYFIAIDSETGRYAGTSALWKSHAAAYLKTGLTGVRREYRRRGIALALKLRGIEYARQVGAPGIKTDNESGNRPMLSINEMLGFERGTAEIDMSKKLK from the coding sequence ATGGCTCTCTTCGGACAGCTACCATTCACGGTTCGAGAGTTCGACCGTATCCGCGACTATCCCGGTCGGGCCGAGGTGCACAACGCCTCCTACCCCGACCGGCCGGTGACCGTGGAGGAGCTGAAGACGTGGGACGAGTCGAACAACCCCGATCCGAAGTATCTCAACCGGCACTTCGTCGCCGAACTGGAGGATGGCAGGATCGCGGCCCACCTCTGGTACGGCCACTGGCCGGGCATGTATCACCCGCAGAAGCTCTACTTCAGCCTGGCGGTGCACCCCGACTTCCGCCGCAGGGGGATAGGGAGCGCCCTCTACGAGAAGACGCTCGCCGAGATCACCCCGCACGACCCCATCCGCCTCACCAACGTCGCCTACGAGAACCAGCCCGACGGTCTGAAGTTCTTGAGGCAGCGCGGGTTCGAGGAGCGGATGCGCTTCTGGGAGTCGTACCTCGACGTGCAGAAGTTCGACCCCGCGCCTTACGAGCGGGTCATCGAGAAGGTCGCGGCGGGCGGCATCGTGATCAGGAGCGAGGCCGACCTGGCCGGTGAGGCCGACTTCGAACGGAAGCTGTACGAGATGCTGAACGAGATCACGATGGACGTACCGGTACCGGACCCCTTCACGCCGGAGCCGTTCGAACGGTTCGTCGAGAACCGCCGGAAGAGCATCAACCGGATCCCGGAAGCGTACTTCATCGCGATAGACAGCGAGACCGGACGATACGCGGGCACCTCGGCCCTGTGGAAGTCGCATGCGGCTGCCTACCTGAAGACCGGCCTCACCGGCGTGCGCCGGGAGTACCGGCGCCGCGGCATCGCGCTGGCGCTGAAGCTACGCGGGATCGAGTACGCCCGGCAAGTGGGCGCGCCAGGGATAAAGACCGACAACGAGTCGGGCAACCGGCCGATGCTCAGCATCAACGAGATGCTCGGCTTCGAGCGGGGAACGGCCGAGATCGACATGAGCAAGAAGCTGAAGTAG
- a CDS encoding ABC transporter ATP-binding protein, which produces MLLRILRKYAQPYTRLIWLIVGLQLVATLGALLLPSINADIIDKGVVQGDTAYILRQGGWMLVVSLVQIVCTIVAVFFGARTAMAVGRDIRSAVFSRVSDFSSREVAGFGPPSLITRNTNDVQQVQMLLLMVFTMLVRAPIMMIGGIAMAIREDAGLSWLVAVAVPILAGAIAFIAVRMVPGFRAMQKRIDRINEVMREQISGIRVIRAFVREPHEEARFEKANEELTDVALYVGRWMAAMFPVVMLVLNASTVAVLWFGGLRIASGAMQIGSLTAYISYLILILMSVMMSTMLFMVLPRASVSAERIGEVLETEPSVVPPPAGRAGRGKGLLQFEHVSFSYPGASKPVLANVSFEASPGETVAIIGSTGAGKTTLLNLIPRLMDVTRGRVLVDGQDVREYDPEALWSLVGLVPQKAYLFSGTVASNLRYGKPDASEEEMWTALEIAQAKEFVAAMPEGLESPIAQGGTNVSGGQRQRLAIARALVRKPAIYLFDDSFSALDVATDARLRRALAPETRDATVLIVAQRVATIVNAQRILVLEDGAIVGSGTHEELLRTNEVYREIAESQKQVAA; this is translated from the coding sequence ATGCTCCTTCGGATATTGCGCAAATACGCCCAGCCATACACCCGACTGATCTGGCTGATCGTGGGGCTTCAGCTGGTCGCGACGCTAGGGGCGCTGCTCCTCCCCAGCATCAACGCCGACATCATCGACAAGGGCGTGGTCCAGGGCGATACCGCCTACATCCTCCGGCAGGGCGGCTGGATGCTCGTCGTGTCGCTGGTGCAGATCGTCTGTACCATCGTCGCCGTGTTCTTCGGTGCGCGCACGGCGATGGCCGTTGGGCGCGACATCCGTTCGGCGGTCTTCAGCAGGGTGAGCGACTTCTCGAGCCGCGAGGTGGCGGGTTTCGGGCCGCCCTCGCTCATCACCCGCAACACCAACGACGTTCAGCAGGTCCAGATGTTGTTGCTGATGGTGTTCACCATGCTCGTCCGGGCCCCCATCATGATGATCGGCGGGATAGCGATGGCCATCCGCGAGGACGCCGGCCTCTCCTGGCTGGTCGCCGTGGCAGTGCCGATCCTGGCGGGTGCCATCGCGTTCATCGCCGTTCGCATGGTGCCCGGTTTTCGCGCCATGCAGAAGCGGATCGACAGGATAAACGAGGTGATGCGCGAGCAGATTTCGGGCATCAGGGTGATCCGGGCGTTCGTACGCGAGCCGCACGAAGAGGCTCGCTTCGAGAAGGCCAACGAGGAGCTCACCGATGTCGCCCTCTATGTGGGCCGCTGGATGGCAGCGATGTTCCCCGTGGTGATGCTGGTGCTCAACGCCTCCACCGTCGCCGTGCTCTGGTTCGGCGGCCTCCGCATCGCGAGTGGCGCCATGCAGATAGGCTCCCTGACCGCCTACATCAGCTATCTGATCCTGATCCTCATGTCGGTGATGATGTCGACCATGCTCTTCATGGTGCTGCCGCGCGCTTCGGTCTCCGCCGAGCGGATCGGCGAGGTTCTCGAGACCGAACCGAGCGTCGTGCCGCCGCCGGCCGGCCGGGCTGGCCGCGGCAAGGGGTTGCTCCAGTTCGAGCACGTGAGCTTCAGCTACCCGGGCGCCTCGAAGCCGGTGCTTGCCAACGTCAGCTTCGAGGCGAGTCCGGGCGAGACGGTAGCGATCATCGGCTCCACGGGCGCCGGCAAGACGACCCTTCTCAACCTCATACCCCGCTTGATGGACGTCACCCGGGGTCGGGTACTGGTCGACGGTCAGGACGTGCGGGAGTACGACCCGGAGGCGCTCTGGTCGCTGGTCGGTCTGGTGCCACAGAAGGCCTATCTCTTCTCGGGAACGGTAGCCAGCAACCTCCGCTATGGGAAACCCGATGCCAGCGAGGAGGAGATGTGGACGGCGCTCGAGATAGCCCAGGCGAAGGAGTTCGTCGCAGCGATGCCAGAAGGGCTCGAGTCGCCCATCGCCCAGGGCGGGACCAACGTCTCCGGCGGCCAGCGCCAGCGGCTGGCGATAGCCCGAGCGCTCGTACGGAAGCCCGCCATCTACCTGTTCGACGACTCCTTCTCGGCGCTCGACGTGGCCACGGACGCCCGACTACGCCGCGCTCTGGCCCCGGAAACCCGAGACGCAACGGTGCTCATCGTTGCCCAGCGGGTGGCGACGATAGTCAACGCCCAGCGGATCCTGGTTCTGGAGGATGGCGCCATCGTGGGCAGCGGCACGCATGAGGAGCTGCTGCGGACCAACGAGGTCTACCGTGAGATCGCCGAGTCGCAGAAACAGGTGGCGGCATGA
- a CDS encoding ABC transporter ATP-binding protein translates to MSDPKNPKADRKSAKAGPKSPKADPKNPKAMEKTERIRSPGMFGPGATVGQKPLNFGPSLRRLLGLLRTERLKVSFVILFGVIAVALMSVGPRVLGTATNLIFAGIVGQQMPAGISREQAIAAARARGQDQIGSLLSGIDFTPGVGVDFSAVGQVLLIVLAIYLGASLLQFLQGYLLNDVVQGTVYRLRQSVEEKLNDLPLRYFDRQPRGELLSRVTNDIDNISQSLQQTMSQMLTSALTVVFVLVMMFSISPTLTLVALATIPATMVVAMLVMTRSGKQFISQWRSTGTLNSQVEEAYTGHALVKVFGRQREVQEAFERENDELYQASYRAQFLSGLIMPLTMFIGNLNYAVIAVMGGLRVANGTITLGEVQAFIQYSRQFTQPVTQIAAMVNLLQSGVASAERVFELLDAEEESPEEHLPSLDAPTVGRVAFEHVSFRYEEERPLIEDLSLVAEPGQTVAIVGPTGAGKTTLVNLLMRFYELDSGRITLDGIDIATMRREELRSKIGMVLQDSWLFRGTIRDNIAYGRPEASEDEIVEAAKAAFVDRFVHSLPDGYDTVIDDEGGRVSAGEKQLITIARAFLANPALLILDEATSSVDTRTELLVQHAMSALRGTRTSFVIAHRLSTIRDADLIVVMEEGRIVEQGSHDRLVAASGAYAALYQAQFQEAEKAVA, encoded by the coding sequence ATGAGCGATCCGAAGAACCCTAAAGCGGATCGCAAGAGCGCCAAGGCTGGCCCCAAGAGCCCCAAGGCGGACCCCAAGAACCCCAAGGCGATGGAGAAGACAGAACGCATCCGCAGCCCGGGCATGTTCGGCCCCGGCGCTACCGTGGGGCAGAAACCGCTGAACTTCGGTCCCTCCCTGAGGCGGTTGCTTGGCCTCCTGCGCACCGAGCGACTGAAGGTATCGTTCGTGATCCTGTTCGGAGTGATAGCCGTGGCGCTGATGTCGGTGGGCCCGCGCGTACTCGGCACCGCCACGAACCTGATCTTCGCGGGCATCGTAGGCCAGCAGATGCCTGCCGGCATCAGCCGCGAGCAGGCGATAGCCGCCGCTAGGGCTCGGGGCCAGGATCAGATAGGCAGTCTCCTCTCCGGCATCGACTTCACTCCAGGGGTGGGAGTCGACTTCTCGGCAGTCGGCCAGGTCCTGCTGATCGTCCTGGCCATCTACCTGGGCGCATCCCTGCTTCAGTTCCTCCAGGGCTACTTGCTCAACGACGTCGTGCAAGGCACCGTCTACCGCTTGCGCCAGTCGGTCGAGGAGAAACTCAACGACCTGCCCCTGCGCTACTTCGACCGGCAACCGCGTGGCGAACTGCTCAGCAGGGTTACCAACGACATCGACAACATCTCGCAGAGCCTGCAGCAGACGATGAGCCAGATGCTCACCTCTGCCCTCACCGTCGTCTTCGTGCTGGTCATGATGTTCTCGATCTCACCGACCCTCACCCTGGTCGCACTCGCCACCATCCCGGCGACGATGGTGGTGGCGATGCTGGTGATGACCCGGTCAGGCAAGCAGTTCATCTCCCAGTGGCGCAGCACCGGCACCCTCAACTCACAGGTCGAGGAGGCGTACACGGGCCACGCTCTGGTGAAGGTGTTCGGCCGCCAGCGCGAGGTGCAGGAGGCCTTCGAACGGGAGAACGACGAGCTATACCAGGCCAGCTACAGGGCGCAGTTCCTCTCCGGACTGATCATGCCGCTGACGATGTTCATCGGTAACCTAAACTATGCCGTCATAGCCGTGATGGGCGGCTTGCGGGTAGCGAACGGCACCATCACCCTGGGCGAGGTGCAGGCGTTCATCCAGTACTCGCGCCAGTTCACCCAACCGGTCACCCAGATCGCGGCCATGGTCAACCTGCTTCAGTCGGGCGTGGCCTCGGCCGAGCGGGTCTTCGAACTGCTCGACGCAGAGGAGGAGTCGCCCGAGGAACATCTGCCCTCGCTCGACGCGCCCACTGTCGGCCGGGTGGCGTTCGAGCACGTGTCGTTCCGTTACGAAGAGGAGCGGCCCCTGATCGAGGACCTCTCCCTGGTCGCCGAACCGGGGCAGACGGTGGCCATCGTCGGCCCGACCGGCGCCGGCAAGACCACGCTGGTCAACCTGCTGATGCGCTTCTACGAGCTCGATTCGGGGCGGATAACCCTCGACGGGATCGACATCGCCACCATGCGCCGCGAAGAGTTGCGTTCGAAGATCGGTATGGTGCTGCAGGACAGCTGGCTCTTCCGTGGCACCATCCGCGACAACATCGCTTACGGGCGGCCCGAAGCCAGCGAGGACGAGATCGTCGAGGCGGCCAAGGCCGCATTCGTCGACCGCTTCGTGCACAGCCTTCCTGACGGCTACGACACCGTCATCGACGACGAGGGCGGCCGCGTGAGCGCCGGCGAGAAGCAGCTCATCACCATCGCCCGTGCGTTCCTCGCCAATCCGGCGCTTCTGATCCTCGATGAGGCCACCAGTTCGGTCGACACCCGCACGGAGCTGCTGGTGCAGCATGCGATGTCGGCTCTCAGGGGCACACGCACGAGCTTCGTCATCGCCCACCGACTCTCGACCATCCGTGACGCCGACCTGATCGTGGTCATGGAAGAGGGGCGGATCGTCGAACAAGGCAGCCACGATCGGTTGGTCGCCGCGAGCGGAGCCTACGCGGCCCTCTATCAGGCGCAGTTCCAGGAGGCGGAGAAGGCGGTGGCCTAG
- a CDS encoding HD domain-containing phosphohydrolase, which produces MDRATDSTISLQAGEGPQYRTDLLWNLKRQRSKVVQKFLWILLVVVAATMLVNILLLGREAFTVRGLVPNLSLLILLGVAIGLNRRHHFNAALILIIGVILVGASLPLFMVGIPGNEIALFLFFVPLVLAALLLNRWALYTTLTLTLAVVLLSSLLYAAGMLAGGPAEARAPWLPAVQFAIVLCLVAFFLDRFGVTLQEALRNSVEREVSLRNLTVRHRLTDEALVEEKHFNEVVIDSLPGIFFVADESGNLLRWNRNFQEVTGYRPGEVAKVRASDLAAGSDGEVIERTLQAVFADGQASAQASFVDRQGARVPFLLSGTRIEMSGAVFAVGVGVDRSEIDEARSRIQTLNEELQVRLERITALHEIDKAITGSLDLELTLDVVLQQVMRMLAVDASCILLFEPKRLELRYAASRGFRRKGWENLRLRLGEGQAGIVGLDRERRFISGADPMAAAFGTARHIAGEEFHAYVAVPLLAKGHLKGVLELYHRSPLTPDEDWFDFLHTLATQAAIALDDAVMFQDLERSNQELRLAYDTTIEGWARALDLRDEETEGHSRRVTEMALRLAQRMGVPDDELVHMRRGALLHDIGKMGVPDGILLKPAELTVEEREIMKRHTTYAFELLSPIAFLRPVLDIPYCHHERWDGSGYPRGLSGFQIPLAARIFSVVDVFDALTSDRPYRSAWSEDDALANVEEQSGRQFDPEVVEAFLSMIAERPSDG; this is translated from the coding sequence ATGGACCGCGCCACTGACTCTACGATCTCGCTGCAGGCGGGCGAAGGGCCTCAGTACCGCACCGACCTGCTCTGGAACCTCAAGCGCCAGAGGAGCAAGGTGGTCCAGAAGTTCCTCTGGATACTGCTGGTCGTCGTGGCCGCCACCATGCTCGTGAACATCCTGCTGCTGGGCAGGGAGGCGTTCACGGTTCGAGGGCTGGTCCCCAACCTCTCCCTGCTCATCCTGCTCGGTGTGGCCATAGGACTGAACAGGCGCCACCACTTCAACGCGGCGTTGATCCTGATCATAGGAGTCATCCTGGTAGGCGCCTCCCTGCCGCTGTTCATGGTGGGCATACCGGGGAACGAGATAGCGCTCTTCCTCTTCTTCGTACCACTGGTCCTCGCCGCGCTGCTCCTGAATCGCTGGGCGCTCTACACCACGCTGACACTGACGCTGGCTGTCGTGCTGTTATCGTCACTGCTCTACGCCGCCGGCATGCTTGCGGGTGGGCCGGCAGAGGCCCGTGCCCCCTGGCTGCCGGCCGTGCAGTTCGCCATCGTCCTCTGCCTCGTCGCCTTCTTCCTCGACCGGTTCGGCGTGACGCTGCAGGAGGCGCTCCGGAACTCGGTCGAGCGTGAGGTGTCATTGCGGAACCTGACGGTTCGACACCGGCTCACCGACGAAGCTTTGGTGGAGGAGAAGCACTTCAACGAAGTGGTGATCGACAGCCTCCCGGGGATCTTCTTCGTGGCCGATGAGAGCGGTAATCTGCTCCGCTGGAATCGGAACTTCCAGGAGGTGACGGGCTACCGGCCCGGGGAGGTGGCGAAGGTGCGCGCGAGCGATCTCGCCGCCGGTAGCGACGGCGAGGTGATCGAACGGACGCTCCAGGCGGTGTTCGCCGACGGGCAGGCCAGCGCTCAGGCGAGCTTCGTGGACCGGCAAGGGGCGAGGGTGCCGTTCCTCCTGAGCGGTACCCGGATCGAGATGAGCGGCGCCGTCTTCGCCGTGGGCGTGGGCGTCGACCGGAGCGAGATCGATGAAGCCAGGAGCAGGATCCAGACCCTCAACGAGGAGCTGCAGGTGCGCCTCGAGCGGATCACCGCGCTGCACGAGATAGACAAGGCGATCACCGGCAGCCTCGATCTGGAGCTCACTCTCGATGTCGTGTTGCAGCAGGTGATGCGAATGCTTGCGGTGGACGCCTCCTGCATCCTGCTGTTCGAACCGAAGCGCCTGGAGTTGAGGTACGCCGCCAGCCGTGGTTTCCGTAGGAAGGGCTGGGAGAACCTGAGGTTGCGCCTGGGTGAGGGTCAGGCCGGAATCGTCGGTCTCGATCGGGAGCGCCGGTTCATCTCGGGCGCCGATCCGATGGCGGCGGCCTTCGGTACGGCCCGGCACATAGCCGGCGAGGAGTTCCATGCCTATGTGGCTGTGCCGCTCCTGGCCAAGGGTCACCTCAAGGGCGTGCTCGAGCTCTACCACCGCTCACCCTTGACGCCCGACGAGGACTGGTTCGACTTCCTCCACACGCTGGCAACCCAGGCCGCGATCGCCCTCGATGACGCCGTCATGTTTCAGGACCTCGAGAGGTCCAACCAGGAGCTGCGGCTCGCCTACGACACCACCATCGAGGGTTGGGCACGGGCGCTCGACCTGCGTGACGAGGAGACCGAGGGGCACAGCCGCCGCGTCACCGAGATGGCGCTGCGGCTGGCCCAGCGGATGGGGGTGCCGGACGACGAGCTGGTCCACATGCGCCGCGGGGCCCTGCTTCACGACATCGGCAAGATGGGCGTACCCGACGGGATACTCCTCAAGCCGGCCGAGCTGACCGTCGAGGAGCGCGAGATCATGAAGCGTCACACCACCTACGCCTTCGAGCTGCTCAGCCCGATAGCATTCCTGCGGCCGGTTCTCGACATCCCCTACTGCCACCACGAACGGTGGGACGGCAGCGGCTACCCGCGCGGCCTCTCGGGCTTCCAGATACCCCTGGCTGCCCGGATCTTCTCCGTCGTGGACGTTTTCGACGCCCTCACCAGCGACCGTCCTTACCGCTCCGCATGGAGCGAGGACGATGCTCTGGCTAACGTCGAAGAGCAGTCGGGGAGGCAGTTCGATCCGGAGGTGGTCGAGGCGTTCCTTTCGATGATCGCCGAGCGGCCTAGCGATGGCTGA